A region from the Mucilaginibacter sp. CSA2-8R genome encodes:
- a CDS encoding Z1 domain-containing protein — MQTDLFDLSKIKETSISLNRTRYERRLEILKHLGQDTGRISSVVDGAINNVKNNRRSFVIYGEPQSGKTELMIALTARLLDEGYKIIIALMNDSVQLLGQNLERFQRSGLSPAPKKFSEILAPEINLGNREWVIFCKKNAKDLQKLITKLKGQKNIVVLDDEADFATPNSKINRQQRSTINDLTGELLSNHGIYIGVTATPARLDLNNTHNNENDDWLDFPIHAKYTGQDVFFPVNISSLPYRLTFTPANQEMSESIQKALFSFMVNVGYLNINNSEENYSLLIHTSGKTSDHSIGYRQLVGIFEAIKEDTNSNHAKYLKAIWELAKTRYPGHEDQVTAYIVGNSERHNLVVMNSDKDVNAADNRTGTSPTSPFTVIIGGNIVSRGVTFDNLLSMLFARDVVSKLQQDTYIQRARMFGARGRYLEYFELMIPEALFLDWQKCFIFHRLSLESRKLVNESPVWLDDNRVTAVAANSIDKARVIVDKGEMSFALFDYPNTELESIISGGGTAIHKIKQISDLLGTECLPTYLINYIESFRPEGDDSIVVHKTSTISGYRDSAEVDRATITRTRGFMGNDQLEVEKYPDAIHHIKVFENGMGQGRVFYKYQGRIRFLKTN, encoded by the coding sequence ATGCAAACTGATTTATTCGATCTTTCCAAGATTAAGGAAACATCAATTAGCCTTAACCGTACCAGGTATGAACGGCGACTCGAAATATTAAAACATCTCGGACAGGATACAGGCAGAATTTCTTCGGTCGTTGATGGTGCCATTAATAATGTCAAAAATAACCGTCGATCATTTGTGATTTACGGCGAACCGCAAAGCGGTAAGACGGAACTAATGATCGCATTAACCGCGAGACTACTTGATGAGGGCTATAAGATTATTATTGCCCTAATGAACGATAGTGTGCAGCTTCTCGGTCAAAATTTAGAACGTTTTCAGCGTTCTGGTTTATCTCCTGCGCCAAAAAAATTCAGCGAGATACTGGCACCCGAGATAAACCTGGGGAATCGTGAATGGGTCATTTTTTGTAAAAAAAATGCGAAGGATCTGCAAAAGTTAATTACCAAATTGAAAGGACAAAAAAATATTGTCGTATTAGATGACGAAGCGGATTTTGCAACGCCGAATTCCAAGATCAATCGTCAACAAAGGAGTACGATTAACGACTTAACGGGTGAGCTTCTTAGCAATCATGGTATCTACATTGGGGTAACGGCTACGCCGGCCAGATTGGATCTCAACAATACGCACAATAATGAAAACGATGATTGGTTGGACTTCCCCATACACGCCAAATACACGGGTCAGGACGTTTTCTTTCCGGTTAATATTTCCAGTTTGCCATACCGCCTTACATTTACGCCTGCGAATCAGGAGATGAGCGAATCTATCCAAAAAGCGTTATTCAGCTTTATGGTAAATGTAGGCTACCTTAATATCAATAATTCCGAAGAGAATTATTCGCTTCTCATCCATACTAGTGGCAAAACGTCCGATCACTCCATTGGGTACCGGCAATTGGTCGGAATTTTTGAGGCAATTAAAGAAGATACAAATTCCAATCATGCCAAATATTTAAAGGCCATATGGGAACTCGCGAAAACAAGATATCCTGGACATGAAGACCAGGTGACAGCGTATATCGTCGGGAATAGTGAGCGGCATAACCTGGTCGTAATGAATAGCGATAAAGACGTGAACGCAGCCGACAATAGAACTGGCACCTCACCGACTTCCCCTTTTACCGTTATCATAGGTGGAAATATAGTATCCAGGGGTGTGACCTTTGATAATCTGCTGTCTATGTTATTTGCTCGCGACGTTGTAAGCAAACTGCAGCAGGATACTTATATCCAACGTGCACGAATGTTCGGCGCTCGTGGTAGATATTTAGAGTATTTTGAATTAATGATACCTGAAGCTTTATTTCTCGATTGGCAGAAGTGTTTTATCTTTCACAGGTTGTCATTAGAATCACGAAAATTAGTTAATGAGTCACCTGTTTGGCTGGATGATAACCGTGTAACCGCAGTAGCGGCCAATAGCATAGACAAAGCTAGGGTAATCGTGGATAAAGGTGAAATGAGTTTTGCGCTTTTTGATTACCCCAACACGGAGCTCGAAAGCATAATTTCCGGCGGTGGTACTGCAATTCATAAGATAAAGCAAATTTCAGATCTCCTTGGCACAGAGTGTTTGCCCACTTATTTGATTAATTATATTGAAAGTTTCAGACCGGAGGGTGACGATTCTATTGTAGTCCATAAAACATCTACGATTTCCGGCTACAGAGACAGTGCCGAAGTAGATAGAGCCACTATCACTCGTACACGCGGATTCATGGGTAACGACCAATTAGAGGTCGAAAAGTATCCTGATGCAATCCATCATATTAAGGTATTTGAGAATGGCATGGGACAAGGAAGGGTATTCTATAAATATCAAGGTCGAATCCGATTTTTAAAAACCAATTAA
- a CDS encoding DNA methyltransferase: MQSDILSIINDKFNVPVNNDWSFAGSRSIDNLTHGYHRYPAKFIPQIVKKLIETYTVPTDKIADVFAGCGTTLVESKVHGRNSVGVDINPVAQLITQAKIHALEPHLLAERIANFKAEMAGYDSETVYAAAHHARIDYWFREKEKNEIAFLYSVINNIEEADFKNFFLCALSNILKNCSRWLQRGTKPQIDPNKVIADPFKAMELQLRKMFKKNNDFYTQLQKDNNLTVQCDIKLADARKTKIRANSIGAIITSPPYVTSYEYADIHQLTAYWYEYITDISTFRKNFIGTFYSNNRDLVTKSTIAQNIVTELNKIDTRLAGEVANYFNNMYEVAAEMKRILKPSGVTCLVVGNTTMKDVRIKSAEAFAEMLILLNFEIVEIIKREIPHKINPTIRDKNSGKFTKLTSDNKKLIYPEELIIIARKCQ; the protein is encoded by the coding sequence ATGCAAAGCGATATTCTCTCTATAATAAACGATAAATTCAATGTACCTGTCAATAATGATTGGTCATTTGCGGGATCGCGATCTATTGATAACCTTACTCATGGTTATCACCGTTACCCGGCGAAGTTCATACCCCAGATTGTAAAAAAACTCATAGAAACTTATACAGTCCCCACCGATAAAATCGCGGATGTGTTCGCCGGTTGCGGTACCACTCTGGTGGAATCTAAAGTTCATGGCCGTAATTCTGTAGGCGTTGATATAAATCCGGTCGCTCAACTGATAACCCAAGCCAAAATACATGCGCTCGAACCTCACTTATTAGCCGAAAGAATTGCGAATTTTAAAGCGGAGATGGCAGGCTATGATTCGGAAACCGTATATGCTGCTGCACATCACGCAAGAATAGATTATTGGTTCAGAGAAAAAGAAAAAAATGAGATCGCCTTTCTTTATAGTGTGATAAACAATATCGAAGAAGCAGACTTTAAAAACTTTTTCTTATGCGCACTTTCTAACATTTTAAAAAATTGTTCTCGTTGGTTACAGCGTGGAACAAAGCCGCAAATAGATCCAAATAAGGTTATTGCTGATCCGTTTAAAGCGATGGAATTGCAATTGCGGAAGATGTTTAAAAAGAACAATGATTTTTATACACAACTGCAAAAGGATAATAATCTAACAGTTCAGTGCGATATCAAACTTGCGGACGCTCGAAAAACGAAAATCAGGGCCAATTCGATTGGGGCTATAATAACATCGCCGCCGTACGTCACTTCGTATGAATATGCTGATATTCACCAGCTGACTGCTTACTGGTATGAATATATTACTGATATAAGCACGTTTAGAAAGAATTTTATTGGGACTTTTTATTCTAACAACAGGGATCTGGTTACCAAAAGTACAATTGCACAGAATATCGTTACCGAGTTAAATAAGATCGATACCAGGTTGGCAGGCGAAGTCGCTAACTATTTCAATAACATGTATGAGGTAGCGGCGGAAATGAAGCGTATTCTAAAACCATCAGGGGTTACCTGCCTGGTCGTTGGTAATACCACGATGAAAGATGTCAGAATCAAATCTGCAGAAGCTTTCGCGGAAATGCTGATATTATTGAATTTCGAGATCGTAGAGATTATCAAACGTGAAATACCTCATAAAATCAATCCAACGATTCGAGATAAAAATTCAGGTAAATTTACTAAGCTAACCAGCGATAATAAAAAACTGATTTATCCCGAAGAATTAATCATTATAGCACGTAAATGTCAATAG
- a CDS encoding ATP-binding protein, whose translation MSIETSGTKIDEIPVEISYRIIELFSAGLYSSPNKAFEELVSNSYDAGASKVSVQVPIDKTLPESVLWVCDNGESMGKDGLKQFWKIGSSTKRAIEKTDRLVIGKFGIGKLATYILTNKLTLICKAKDGNYYAVTMNYTNINDSSERTGIKLDERQLTLDQVKVALNPYVGGANEKLLSFKLWGTDAEPTWTMAIMSELKPKAHQIQEGRLKWILSTALPLNPAFKLSYNGVEITPSKEKIAIKKTFIFGVDDEVAKRNKYTVGTYRGQPSVNMNTIHNVTGQIDLYQESLLASKSDNISRSHGVFLMVRGRLINIDDALLPGMSPLFHGLFNRIRITVHADELDSYITSTREAVKESEQLSEIKAYINSKFNEVRAFYTSVIEEEERKNRASYKIAAASSGLSRRPILVAAKRFFDGEISDLLLTEFPKGLSSEETMSFISRLEDDLVSEKGMIHSVEWVALNPDDPIAKLELETGIAKINLLHPFFANFMDEVKSTLPFQLIALTEILTECFLIENGIKQDEVYSIMRRRDDILRELTFSDKPNAPFVAALLQNSLGDSTGLEDSVKQAFVSLGFETSKIGGPGKPDGKANAYLGPVGSAENYSVTYDAKSTAKDKIKATTAHISGVDRHRDDYNADYAAVVAIDFEGADDPNSAVNKEAKKHKINLIRAKDLSALIILSSPKLVGLKELRDFFNNCHTVVETTAWIKQIRDREVNRGPIKELLQTAYDIIRNDKEPANLNALRYANTELKKHSVEDLRTLSQSLERLVPGFLNINNDVLSLQAPPDKILQAINQTFATNMPPEFLDVYLKAFSI comes from the coding sequence ATGTCAATAGAAACTTCAGGCACTAAAATCGACGAGATACCTGTAGAGATAAGCTATAGGATTATCGAGTTGTTTTCTGCCGGACTATATTCAAGCCCTAATAAGGCATTTGAAGAACTCGTAAGTAATTCATACGATGCTGGTGCCTCAAAAGTGTCGGTACAAGTCCCGATTGACAAAACCCTGCCAGAATCCGTGCTGTGGGTGTGCGATAATGGCGAATCCATGGGAAAGGATGGTCTTAAGCAGTTTTGGAAAATCGGCTCATCAACCAAAAGGGCAATAGAGAAAACGGACCGGCTTGTCATTGGCAAATTCGGTATTGGTAAACTAGCTACTTATATTTTAACAAATAAGCTTACCCTGATATGTAAAGCAAAAGATGGTAATTACTATGCAGTTACCATGAATTATACCAATATCAACGATAGCTCCGAACGAACTGGAATAAAATTGGACGAAAGGCAGTTAACACTTGATCAGGTCAAGGTTGCTTTAAATCCATACGTTGGGGGCGCGAACGAGAAGTTGCTTTCGTTTAAACTTTGGGGGACTGATGCCGAACCAACCTGGACGATGGCAATCATGTCAGAGTTGAAACCTAAAGCCCACCAAATTCAGGAGGGACGTTTAAAATGGATATTAAGTACCGCGTTACCTTTAAACCCTGCGTTTAAACTATCTTACAACGGAGTTGAAATTACCCCGAGCAAAGAAAAAATCGCTATTAAAAAAACTTTCATTTTTGGCGTGGATGATGAGGTCGCTAAAAGAAATAAATATACGGTAGGCACATACAGGGGGCAACCGTCGGTAAATATGAATACTATTCATAATGTTACCGGACAAATAGATCTTTACCAGGAATCATTGCTTGCCAGCAAATCGGACAATATATCGAGAAGCCACGGTGTGTTTCTTATGGTTAGAGGCAGGTTAATTAATATTGACGATGCTTTGTTGCCAGGCATGTCACCACTTTTTCATGGTCTGTTTAATCGGATTCGTATAACGGTACATGCGGATGAGTTAGATAGTTATATCACTTCTACCAGAGAGGCTGTTAAAGAGTCGGAACAGCTTAGTGAAATTAAAGCCTATATCAACAGCAAATTCAATGAAGTTAGGGCGTTTTATACGAGCGTAATAGAAGAAGAAGAGCGAAAGAATAGGGCATCTTACAAAATCGCCGCTGCATCTTCTGGACTATCCAGAAGGCCTATCCTAGTGGCGGCGAAACGTTTTTTTGACGGGGAAATATCGGATCTGCTTTTAACGGAATTTCCTAAAGGCTTATCAAGCGAGGAAACCATGTCATTCATTTCACGTTTAGAAGACGATCTTGTCAGCGAAAAGGGCATGATCCATAGTGTGGAATGGGTTGCCCTAAATCCTGATGACCCTATTGCTAAATTAGAACTTGAAACGGGCATCGCTAAAATCAATTTACTTCATCCGTTTTTTGCAAATTTCATGGATGAAGTAAAATCTACCTTACCTTTCCAGTTGATTGCCCTTACAGAGATACTTACTGAATGCTTTTTAATTGAAAACGGTATTAAGCAGGACGAAGTGTATTCTATTATGCGTCGCCGTGATGATATACTCAGAGAATTGACGTTTAGCGACAAGCCGAACGCACCGTTTGTGGCGGCTCTGCTGCAAAACTCATTGGGAGACTCTACCGGTTTAGAAGACTCTGTAAAACAAGCATTTGTTTCGCTTGGATTCGAAACTTCTAAAATTGGCGGCCCAGGCAAGCCTGATGGTAAGGCGAATGCGTACCTTGGCCCGGTTGGTTCAGCAGAGAATTATTCCGTCACATATGATGCAAAAAGCACGGCTAAGGATAAAATTAAAGCAACAACAGCACATATCTCAGGTGTCGATAGACATAGAGACGACTATAATGCAGACTATGCTGCGGTAGTAGCAATAGATTTTGAAGGAGCCGACGATCCAAATTCAGCAGTTAATAAAGAGGCAAAAAAACATAAGATAAACTTGATCAGGGCTAAAGATTTAAGTGCGTTGATCATATTATCCAGTCCTAAGTTGGTAGGTCTAAAAGAACTTAGGGATTTCTTTAATAATTGCCATACCGTAGTTGAAACAACAGCTTGGATTAAACAAATTAGAGATAGAGAAGTCAATCGTGGCCCTATCAAAGAACTTTTGCAAACTGCCTACGATATCATTAGGAATGACAAAGAACCTGCAAACTTAAATGCGCTGAGATATGCTAATACGGAATTGAAAAAACATTCTGTTGAAGATTTGAGGACTTTGTCGCAAAGCTTGGAGCGGCTTGTGCCCGGCTTCCTGAATATCAACAATGATGTTTTAAGTTTGCAAGCGCCGCCCGATAAAATTCTTCAAGCAATTAATCAAACTTTTGCAACTAATATGCCGCCGGAGTTTTTGGATGTTTATCTGAAAGCATTTTCTATTTAG
- a CDS encoding HEPN domain-containing protein, translated as MKYTIAEVARLFQIEINTVKKWCYHFSEYLSKGANPAKGIYRQFSLEDIRVFGHIIQYWEEQPDFENIKHGLNSNCHHDDTFIDEFILLNTPFIINLPEDIDESWRHGVLFVGISEFGETFLLAKSYKLAGDRLIELSLKNDESRELYAPAIFNYRHSVELYIKAIIGKHKQTHNLLTLLEKLKIYLKEEFNAELPDWLANIIMTFHDFDPYGTTLRYGGNSSMEEMFINFNHLKSLMQLLANAFQNIRFNQGLPDGI; from the coding sequence TTGAAATATACTATTGCTGAAGTAGCTAGGCTCTTTCAGATTGAGATTAATACAGTAAAAAAATGGTGTTATCATTTTTCTGAATATTTGAGCAAAGGTGCAAATCCCGCTAAAGGCATCTACCGTCAATTCAGTTTAGAAGACATCCGTGTTTTTGGACATATTATTCAGTATTGGGAAGAACAACCAGATTTTGAAAACATCAAGCATGGATTAAATTCAAATTGCCATCACGATGATACTTTTATTGACGAATTCATTCTTCTGAATACACCATTTATTATAAACTTGCCAGAAGATATTGATGAAAGCTGGCGGCATGGAGTTCTGTTCGTTGGTATATCCGAATTTGGTGAGACGTTTCTATTAGCTAAATCGTATAAATTGGCCGGAGACAGACTAATTGAGCTTTCATTGAAAAATGACGAATCCCGAGAGCTATATGCTCCTGCAATATTTAACTATCGTCACTCTGTCGAATTATACATAAAGGCTATTATCGGTAAACATAAACAGACACATAATTTATTGACGCTGCTGGAAAAGCTTAAAATATATTTAAAAGAGGAATTTAACGCAGAATTGCCAGATTGGTTAGCTAACATAATCATGACTTTTCATGATTTTGATCCTTATGGCACGACATTAAGGTATGGTGGTAATTCGTCGATGGAAGAAATGTTTATAAATTTTAACCACCTTAAATCGTTGATGCAATTATTAGCGAATGCTTTTCAAAATATCCGGTTTAATCAAGGTTTGCCCGACGGAATTTAG
- a CDS encoding multidrug effflux MFS transporter, with product MLTKNKNSKYIIYVLGLLAALGPFSIDMYLPGFKVIAADLKTSASAVSLTLSSYFIGISAGQLLYGPLLDKYGRKKPLYFGVLLYLAACAGCYLSADINHLIAFRFLQAVGSCAAAVASVALVRDLFEPNKRAKAFASIMLVIALSPMLAPTIGGYLIAVAGWQTVFIFLAIMALCILLLSYFLIPEVFVPEPGYSLKPAPILKGYLAVIREPQFVTYALVSALIFSGLFVYVASSPIIFMELYGVSETGYGWIFAGLSVAFIGSSQVNSYILRWYSSYKIINYAMLLCMFSSIAFLIFALLGMLNLINTLIFLALFLIGLGFINPNASALSLEPFSKNAGSASALMGAVQMGLGALVSGVASSFPAGSVLPMPLSMTVASVLAAIVIIVKGKNKEQITTVR from the coding sequence ATGCTCACAAAAAACAAAAACTCAAAATATATTATCTACGTACTTGGTTTGTTAGCGGCTTTGGGGCCTTTTTCAATCGATATGTATCTGCCTGGTTTCAAAGTTATTGCGGCAGACTTAAAAACTTCGGCCTCAGCGGTATCGCTTACTTTATCGAGCTACTTTATTGGCATATCTGCCGGGCAGTTATTGTATGGCCCCTTGCTGGATAAATACGGCCGCAAAAAGCCGTTATACTTTGGGGTATTGCTGTACCTGGCCGCTTGTGCAGGCTGTTACTTGTCGGCCGACATTAACCACCTGATCGCCTTCCGCTTTTTACAGGCCGTAGGCAGTTGTGCTGCAGCGGTTGCCTCAGTTGCCTTGGTGCGGGATTTATTTGAGCCTAACAAACGCGCTAAAGCATTTGCTTCCATTATGCTGGTCATTGCCTTGTCGCCCATGCTGGCACCCACCATTGGCGGTTACTTGATTGCCGTAGCAGGCTGGCAAACTGTATTTATATTTTTGGCCATAATGGCCCTCTGCATACTGCTGTTATCATACTTCCTGATTCCGGAAGTATTCGTACCCGAGCCGGGTTATTCGCTTAAACCGGCTCCAATACTAAAAGGCTACCTCGCTGTAATCAGAGAGCCGCAGTTTGTGACTTACGCACTGGTATCTGCGCTCATCTTTTCGGGACTGTTTGTATACGTAGCCTCCTCGCCTATAATTTTTATGGAGCTATACGGCGTGAGCGAAACCGGGTACGGCTGGATCTTTGCCGGATTGTCGGTTGCCTTTATCGGGTCGAGCCAAGTAAACTCTTACATTCTGCGGTGGTATTCGAGTTATAAAATCATCAACTATGCCATGTTATTATGCATGTTTAGTAGTATAGCATTTTTAATATTTGCGCTGTTAGGAATGCTTAATTTGATAAACACACTCATTTTTCTGGCGCTGTTTCTGATTGGGCTGGGCTTCATCAACCCCAATGCCTCTGCCCTGTCGCTCGAACCGTTCAGTAAAAATGCGGGCAGCGCATCAGCCCTGATGGGCGCCGTTCAAATGGGTTTAGGAGCATTAGTTTCAGGTGTGGCCAGTTCATTTCCGGCCGGGTCGGTGCTGCCTATGCCGTTGAGTATGACAGTAGCCTCAGTGTTGGCGGCGATAGTGATAATTGTGAAAGGGAAGAATAAAGAGCAGATTACTACTGTTAGATAA
- a CDS encoding polysaccharide deacetylase family protein, which translates to MKKVQGHFLLSLLLIISSIACQQATQNQQKAAGTETSTVETTTANGGTKKTNDVATMMARKEIPILCYHQIREWTARDSKRAKDNICSVGRFKSHVKMLADSGYHSILPDQLYAYLTQGTALPPKPILITFDDTDLHQYTVAYPELKKYNFKALYFIMTVSFGLRRYMSKRQVKTLADEGNIIGSHTYDHKMVVKYQHNPDPKLDWTVQVDNPTKTLENLTGKKVEYFAYPYGLWSTAILPEFQKHHFKAAFQLAEKRDPQNPLYTIRRIIGSGYWSAGNLNHAIKKSFK; encoded by the coding sequence GTGAAAAAAGTACAGGGTCACTTTTTGTTAAGCTTATTGCTAATAATAAGTAGTATAGCCTGCCAACAGGCTACTCAAAACCAGCAAAAAGCGGCAGGTACAGAAACCTCGACGGTAGAGACAACAACCGCGAATGGCGGCACTAAAAAGACAAATGATGTGGCCACTATGATGGCCCGCAAAGAAATACCTATACTTTGCTATCACCAAATACGTGAGTGGACTGCCCGCGACTCCAAACGCGCGAAAGACAACATATGCTCTGTTGGCCGTTTCAAATCGCACGTTAAAATGCTGGCCGATAGCGGCTATCACAGCATTTTGCCCGACCAGTTATATGCCTACCTAACCCAAGGTACGGCCCTACCACCGAAACCCATCTTGATTACCTTTGATGATACCGACCTACACCAGTATACGGTAGCTTACCCGGAACTTAAAAAGTATAATTTTAAGGCGCTGTATTTTATCATGACGGTATCGTTCGGTCTCCGTCGCTACATGAGCAAGAGGCAGGTTAAAACGCTGGCAGACGAGGGTAACATCATCGGCAGCCATACCTATGATCATAAAATGGTAGTGAAGTACCAGCACAATCCTGACCCCAAATTAGACTGGACAGTACAAGTAGATAACCCGACTAAAACTCTCGAAAATCTGACTGGCAAAAAAGTGGAATACTTTGCTTACCCCTATGGCTTATGGAGCACCGCAATTTTGCCGGAATTCCAAAAACATCATTTTAAAGCCGCCTTTCAGCTCGCTGAAAAGCGAGACCCGCAAAATCCTTTGTACACTATCCGCCGCATCATTGGCAGTGGCTACTGGTCGGCCGGTAATTTAAACCATGCAATCAAGAAGAGTTTTAAGTAG
- a CDS encoding Crp/Fnr family transcriptional regulator: MKKNKPLCDVNTCFMCQHCLNDWRPAISANKVNIKVKKGEIIFNEGDAVTGIYFVYTGNVKVYKQWDADKELIIRFARDGALLGHRGMGDDLRYPISAAALEDSVVCYVDLKFFESTLRVNTELTYQLVNFFANELRVSERRMRDLTHMPVKGRVADALLKLYQQFGITESGLININLSRQDLASYAGATYETVFRVINELVAEHAISLNGKSIAITNHEILTVLSQAEL, from the coding sequence ATGAAGAAAAACAAACCCTTGTGCGATGTTAACACTTGTTTCATGTGCCAGCACTGCCTTAACGACTGGCGTCCGGCTATAAGTGCTAATAAGGTAAATATCAAGGTAAAAAAGGGTGAGATAATATTTAATGAGGGCGATGCTGTAACTGGAATTTATTTTGTTTACACCGGTAATGTTAAAGTATATAAACAATGGGACGCGGATAAAGAATTAATTATCCGGTTTGCCAGGGACGGCGCGCTATTAGGTCACCGCGGTATGGGTGATGATCTGCGTTACCCAATTTCGGCCGCTGCACTCGAAGACTCGGTGGTTTGCTACGTTGATCTAAAGTTTTTTGAAAGTACGCTCCGGGTAAATACCGAACTTACTTACCAATTGGTTAACTTTTTTGCTAACGAATTGCGCGTATCTGAGCGCCGCATGCGCGATTTAACTCACATGCCTGTTAAGGGCCGCGTTGCCGATGCCCTGCTTAAATTATATCAGCAATTTGGTATTACCGAGAGTGGCTTAATTAACATTAACCTAAGCCGGCAAGATTTAGCCTCGTATGCCGGCGCCACTTACGAAACTGTTTTTAGAGTAATTAACGAGCTGGTAGCCGAGCATGCCATAAGTCTGAATGGTAAAAGCATCGCCATTACAAATCATGAAATACTGACTGTTTTGTCGCAGGCAGAGCTATAA
- a CDS encoding alginate export family protein — MHKTVAKKWGFIFISLGVTAICNCANAQITFSGQLRPRMEFRNGFGTLKPLNTKPSAFVSQRTRLMFNYRSSRLVFQTTLQDVRVWGQDASTITVNDGNRLGVHEAWGELILSNRKDTSFKNNVLDYLSLKVGRQEISYDDERLLGNLDWLQQGRRHDALVLKSMQKGWQVDIGAAFNQNTDAVNYNGTFYTPANTPATVKDSKGNLVNTPSGMIPLVNGSGVSAKNGSLALLNPAGSNLLNQNYKALQYLYAGKKINKTKISALFLTDQFSKYALDSVRNTAGTDVGYVYGYRYNQPGVNIRYTTGLNINPVLGSKNQWAFTGAYYYQGGHDKDGLKLDAYMVNLAASYIPGKMSYTAGWDYLSGNNAFSASATSHRFDPLYGSPHKFWGYMDYFYAVSGSPTGGLNNPYVKLKYTSVNKRFSTELAGHYFGLAGTQKDVNGNAIDKYLGTEVDLTTGYKVNKFTQAVLGLSYMAASSSMEYAKNIAPGTSKLHPTWAYLQLNITPEFLNK; from the coding sequence GTGCATAAAACTGTAGCTAAAAAATGGGGCTTTATTTTTATAAGCCTGGGCGTAACTGCCATTTGTAATTGCGCCAACGCGCAAATCACCTTTAGTGGTCAATTACGGCCCCGAATGGAGTTTCGAAATGGCTTTGGTACCTTAAAGCCGCTTAATACTAAACCATCGGCCTTTGTTTCGCAGCGCACGCGGTTAATGTTTAATTACCGATCGAGCCGACTGGTTTTTCAAACCACCCTACAGGATGTAAGAGTTTGGGGACAAGATGCTTCCACCATCACCGTAAATGATGGTAACCGCCTGGGCGTGCACGAAGCCTGGGGTGAATTGATCTTATCCAACCGTAAAGACACATCATTTAAAAACAATGTGCTTGATTACCTCTCACTTAAAGTAGGCCGCCAGGAAATTTCTTATGACGATGAACGCCTGCTGGGTAACCTCGATTGGCTGCAACAGGGGCGCCGGCACGATGCATTAGTGCTAAAAAGCATGCAAAAAGGCTGGCAGGTTGATATTGGTGCCGCCTTTAATCAAAACACCGACGCTGTAAATTATAACGGAACTTTTTATACGCCGGCCAACACCCCGGCTACCGTAAAAGACAGTAAGGGTAATTTGGTAAATACACCTTCGGGCATGATACCGCTGGTTAACGGCAGTGGCGTAAGCGCCAAAAATGGTAGCCTGGCTTTACTCAACCCGGCCGGGTCAAACCTGCTTAATCAAAACTATAAGGCATTGCAGTATTTATATGCAGGCAAAAAGATTAATAAAACTAAGATTTCAGCTTTATTCTTAACCGATCAGTTCAGCAAATACGCCTTAGATTCGGTTCGTAATACGGCAGGTACCGATGTGGGGTATGTTTACGGCTACCGTTATAATCAGCCAGGTGTAAATATCCGTTATACTACCGGCTTAAATATTAATCCGGTGCTGGGCAGCAAAAACCAATGGGCTTTTACCGGAGCTTATTACTACCAGGGCGGGCATGACAAAGATGGCTTAAAGCTCGATGCTTATATGGTTAATCTGGCGGCAAGTTATATTCCGGGCAAAATGAGCTATACAGCCGGGTGGGATTATCTATCGGGCAATAATGCATTTTCTGCTTCGGCCACCAGTCACCGGTTTGATCCGCTGTATGGTTCGCCGCATAAGTTTTGGGGTTACATGGATTACTTTTACGCCGTTAGCGGGTCGCCAACGGGCGGTTTAAACAACCCTTACGTAAAGCTTAAATACACGTCGGTTAACAAGCGCTTTAGTACCGAGTTAGCGGGACATTATTTTGGATTGGCCGGTACCCAAAAAGATGTTAACGGCAATGCCATTGATAAATACTTGGGTACTGAGGTCGATCTCACCACCGGATACAAAGTAAATAAGTTTACACAAGCTGTCTTAGGTTTATCGTACATGGCTGCTTCATCCAGTATGGAATACGCTAAAAACATTGCGCCGGGCACATCCAAGCTGCATCCCACCTGGGCATATCTGCAGTTAAATATTACGCCCGAATTTTTAAATAAATAG